The sequence TTCTTCCTGCTCATCAGCCTGGTGGTCGCGCTGCTGGTACGCCGGCTCGAAGCGCAATTGCGCATGCCATAAAGGACTCCTGAAATGACATCTCCTCTGATCCGCTTTCGCGGCGTAACAAAACGGTATGGCCCGCTGACGGTGCTCGACAATCTGGATCTGGATGTGGCGCGCAATGAAAAAGTCGCCATCATCGGACCCAGCGGGTCCGGCAAGTCGACCTTGTTGCGGGTGCTGATGATGCTCGAACCCATCGATGACGGCGTCATCGACGTTGATGGCGAACCGCTCACGCACATGGACCGCAATGGCACGCTCGTGCCGGCCAGCGAAAGCTACAAGCGCAATGGCCGTCGCAACATCGGCATGGTGTTCCAGAACTTCAATTTATTCCCGCACATGACTGCGCTGGAAAACACCATCGAAGCCCCGCGCAAAACGCTGGGCCTGACCAAACAGGCGGCCACCGAGCGCGGCGTCGAACTGCTCGACATGGTGGGCCTGTCCGACAAACTCGACCACTATCCGTCGCAACTGTCCGGTGGCCAGCAGCAGCGTGTCGCGATTGCCCGTGCCTTGGCGATGCGGCCGCAAGTCATGCTGTTCGACGAAGTCACCTCGGCGCTCGATCCCGAGCTGTGCAGCGAAGTGCTGAACGTGATTCGCCGTCTCAGCGACAAGCACGACCTGACCATGCTGATGGTGACGCACCAGATGGGATTCGCCCGCGAGTTCGCCGACCGCGTCTGCTTTTTTTCGGAAGGAAAAATTGCCGAGCAGGGCACCTCCGAAGAAATCTTCGGCGCGCCAAAACATGAGCGCACGCAAGCCTTCCTCAGTGCGGTGATGGATGCGGCATAAGCGACGCAGGTCGCACAGAAGGCCGGTAGTTCGACCGTACAATCGGTTTTTTTGATAAGGAGTTGGAACATGAAAGCACGCACCCTGATTTTGCTGATCGTGCTGGCCGCGATTGCCGGTTTTGCCGCACTCAACTGGAATGCATTCATGGCACCGACGACGCTATCGCTCGGCGTGGCCGATATCCAGGCGCCGCTCGGCATCGTGATGCTGGGATTGATGAGCGCGCTGATCGTGTTCTTCCTGATCTTCGTGCTGTACTTGCAGACCTCGGTGCTGTTCGACACGCGTCACCACGCGCGTGAATTGCGCAGCAACCGCGAGCTGGCCGATCAGGCCGAAGCCTCGCGATTCACCGAGTTACGCGCTGTCATTGACACGGGGCTGAAGCAGCAGTCGGAAGCCGACCTGGCCTCGCGTAACGCCTTGCTGGCACGGATGGATGAGCTCGATACCTCCTGGAAGGCCTCGCTGGAGCAGACCGAACTGACGCTCAGCGCCAGCATCGGCGAACTCGAAGATCGCCTCGACAGGACTGCCGGCGGCGTGGTCCTCGAGCAGGCCCGCTGATCAGGCCAGCTTCAGGCGCAAACGGGTTGCTGTCAGCAGGGCAGTGTTGTACGGATGCAGGTTTTCGATAAACAGCATCTCGGCTTCGGCTGGTTCGGTCAGGCACATTTCCAGCATGACCGGACCGTCGTCCTCGACGCCCAGGAAATCCTTGCTCCAGCGATTCTTGCGGTGGGTGCGCAAAATTTCGCAGCCCAGTTCGGCTAGCGGCACGGCGACGCCCGCTTCGATGGCAGCCAGTTGCCATTCATCCCAGAATGCGTTGTTGTTGGTGCTACTCGTGACTTGCTCATTCATGCGTTGGTGTGTCCTTAAAAAGGGAGAGGTGTCCGTGCCGACAGGATGTCGTTCAGGTGGGACGGCCCATCCTGAATAATTGTTCCGGCCCGACCGAAAAATAATCTGCCGGACCGCCGCCACGCAGCACATGGCCGGCGCGGCCCGTATTGTAGACGCCATCATCGAGCAGGGCATGGGCAATGTGGACCGCCACGACTTCGCCGAGGATCAGCCAGGTCGGCACCTTCACGCCATCGATGCCTTGCAGCTGGAGGATCTGCGTGCAGCGGCATTCGAACGAGACCAGGCTCTCGGCCACGCGCGGCGGCTTGATCAGCCGTGACGCGACCGGTGTCAGGCCGGCCAGCTCGAACTCATTGACTTCGGGCGGCACCGGCGCGCAGCTGCGGTTCATCGCATCGGCCAGTTCGCGGGTCACCAGATTCCAGCCGAATTCGCCGGTCTGCTCGATATTGCGCACCGTATCCTTGTAGCCGACGCTGGCAAAACCGACGATGGGCGGCGTGTAATTGAAGGCATTGAAAAAACTGTACGGCGCCAGGTTCAGTGCACCCTCGCTGTTGCACGATGAAATCCAGCCGATCGGGCGCGGTCCGACAATTGCATTGAACGGATCATGCGGCAAGCCGTGGCCGTTGCGGGGTTCGTAGAAATGAAAGGCATCAGACATCGTGTGCTCCGGGGGGCAGCGACGGCCGGCAACAAGCCGGAGCCATCGCGGGAAGGACGGGGTGGATCAGAATTTGTAGCCGACGCGTGCCAGCACCAGGTTCACGCCGTTATTGGGCTGCTTGATGCCGCCGTTCGAAAAGTGCGTGACGCGCAAGGACAGGTCGAGTCCGCTGACCGTGGTGAAGCCCAGGCCCAGATGCGTGCCGAATTGCAGGTGGCCCGAGAGGCGGCGACCGAAGTTATCGTAGACCTCCGAATTCAGATGCGGTCCGAGGCCGGCTTCGGCATACACGCCCTGATGGTTCAGACCCTGCCAGCGCAGCGTTGGCGTGAAGCCGATATCGCCGAAGGTCTGGGTCGCACCGGGCCGGTTCTCGAACTGATTGCCGCGCCAGACCGCACCGGTCAAGTCCCAGTAACCCCAGATTTCGGATTTGTCAGAACGCATCCATGTTTGTTCCATGTTCCATTGCAAGCCAACGCGATAGAGTTGCGACTTGTTGCCGGTGCCGACTTCGGCCGAGACAGAATCAACCGCAAGTGCGGAGCTGCTCGCGGCGCAAAGAACGCAAGCGGTAATCAGTGCTGTGAGGCCTGTTGTCATGTGCATGCAAATTCCCGATAAATAATGAGGCAAGATGGTTTCTTGTTGATGAAGCCCATAAGTTGCAGCTAGAATATCGCCGCTTTTTAATGGGGCCCATTATCGCCAGTAACGGCCGGACAATGCAATGGCCGGCCGGCCAGCCAGGGGTCGAAAAAAAAATTAACTTTCCGGGCCGTGCGGCACGGAA comes from Actimicrobium sp. CCC2.4 and encodes:
- the ehuA gene encoding ectoine/hydroxyectoine ABC transporter ATP-binding protein EhuA, translated to MTSPLIRFRGVTKRYGPLTVLDNLDLDVARNEKVAIIGPSGSGKSTLLRVLMMLEPIDDGVIDVDGEPLTHMDRNGTLVPASESYKRNGRRNIGMVFQNFNLFPHMTALENTIEAPRKTLGLTKQAATERGVELLDMVGLSDKLDHYPSQLSGGQQQRVAIARALAMRPQVMLFDEVTSALDPELCSEVLNVIRRLSDKHDLTMLMVTHQMGFAREFADRVCFFSEGKIAEQGTSEEIFGAPKHERTQAFLSAVMDAA
- a CDS encoding LapA family protein, translating into MKARTLILLIVLAAIAGFAALNWNAFMAPTTLSLGVADIQAPLGIVMLGLMSALIVFFLIFVLYLQTSVLFDTRHHARELRSNRELADQAEASRFTELRAVIDTGLKQQSEADLASRNALLARMDELDTSWKASLEQTELTLSASIGELEDRLDRTAGGVVLEQAR
- a CDS encoding flavin reductase family protein, with translation MSDAFHFYEPRNGHGLPHDPFNAIVGPRPIGWISSCNSEGALNLAPYSFFNAFNYTPPIVGFASVGYKDTVRNIEQTGEFGWNLVTRELADAMNRSCAPVPPEVNEFELAGLTPVASRLIKPPRVAESLVSFECRCTQILQLQGIDGVKVPTWLILGEVVAVHIAHALLDDGVYNTGRAGHVLRGGGPADYFSVGPEQLFRMGRPT
- a CDS encoding acyloxyacyl hydrolase, which gives rise to MHMTTGLTALITACVLCAASSSALAVDSVSAEVGTGNKSQLYRVGLQWNMEQTWMRSDKSEIWGYWDLTGAVWRGNQFENRPGATQTFGDIGFTPTLRWQGLNHQGVYAEAGLGPHLNSEVYDNFGRRLSGHLQFGTHLGLGFTTVSGLDLSLRVTHFSNGGIKQPNNGVNLVLARVGYKF